The genome window ACAACGGTTCAGcgttcaaatattattattgttagtaCGACTATTAGTATTATGATTGACgtaagtttttattatgattcaatttgtttttaatttgttctttttgcttttccttttttatatacacatgCCATACAATATTACGTAtacacaatatacatacatatcaaaacatacaattatttttttaaacttatttcaaagtaaacaaatttgttatcatttttgtattgttgttttttttttttccatttattttccattttgtttgGATTCAATTTCTATATTCGgttaaaatttcaatgttttgAATATAACATTCTTAAATGGTTTAGGTTcctaaataaaacttgaaacaGAAATTGCCAAAAGACAAtgaatgttattaaatttttaggttGTCAAATAAGtatgacaaataaaagaaaacaaatgaatgaaaataaatttaaaaaaaaataccaaagacTGAGACCCAAcgcagcaaaagaaaaataaaaattataaataaaaaaaaaaaaaaaagaaaaagcaaagaattaagattaaaaagaaaacggtTACcgttaaaaacaaacaaatcaaaatccataaatcgaaaacaaaaatcaaaaacttggTTGGTTAAGACAACTGTGATAAGGGAGCTAGCTCCCAGTTCCAAGTACATAGatcttaaatgaaaaaaaaaaaacataaactaCAATTAAAACTAGTTTTAAGATTTGCAAGAATTTGTGTGTTCGTTTAGCTTGTAAGAAACGTTAGCGATAGCATACCAATAACGATAACTATAACGAGTGTGTAATAAAGAATGCAGAATCTAGAGAAATGCAATGAAGCTTCGATCGGACACGATCGGCTCGATCGGATCTGTTCGGTTCGGTTCTCAATGACAACACTCACCAATTTGGCGCGATCTTGTCGAGTGCGGCATGCTGCCAGGTGGCACGCAGCTGTTGCAGCAGAAACGAGACGGGCATCCCATGTATGTTGCCCGACTGCGAGGTGCTATGCAGATTGATGTCCGCGTGCGCATCGATCCATACCAGCGACAAGTTTGGCGTGTGCTGCAAATGACCCGCAACGGAGCCTGCGATCccaacagacaaacaaacaaatcaattatttGTACTATATGTGATCATGATCGTGATCTATTGATCTACGCACCAAAACCAATGGCATGGTCACCGCCAATGGTTAGGAATTGGGCATTCTGCTTCAGCATCTGCTGCACCTGCTCAATGAGCGCCAGATTGCAGGCCATAAAGTCCGCATAGTTGCGTATGTGGTGATAATGCTggcgttgctgctgcagcaacgTCTCATCCACCGCATACTGAAGATTCCCATAGTCCCTGATCACCAGGCGCTCTGTAATCGAACAATCgataaataaaacgaaacaaatcaaatcaataaatcgaacaatgaaaatatatgtgtaaCTGTTGTTGTCTTTCATATTGTTAagctttatctctctctctctctcattgtGAATTTACCAACAAGGATACGCATGGTGATATTGTTAACAAGGTGATGGTGTGGTGTGGTGAAAATAATAGGCCCCAAGGTGAGGGTAGCACTCCACCTTACTACATAGAATTTCATCATGGCGTCTTTCACGTCTAAATACTCTCAGGGTGGTGAAAAACTAAGCCTCGAGGTGGAGCGAATATATCACCTCGCTATAACTTTACCATGAGGTGGCATAGTCGCGTCGTACACTATTTTTTCACCACTCATTCAAAACCGCCGCTGTAGTAAGTACCTAATTTGTTGAAGGTGAAGGTATTAACAAGGTGAAATGCAGAAATCTGCGTGAATTTGTACATATTActacatatattttctatttctctCCTTgtggttaaataaataaagataaataatttcaCTAGGTTCTCACTGTCTTTAAGTCACTCTCACCATCGCTGTTCTTCAACACATCACGCAATTTGCTCTCTCGCAGCAAATCCGGAGCTAGTTCCACGCCCTGCTTCGATTGACCCTTGGCAAAGGGCACTCCAATGATGCCCAGAGTCTGCTCCGCCGGTGTGCTGAAGCAACGCAGCTGCCACTGCAACTGAGCGGACAATCGTTGGCAATTTGAGGCTATTTGCCGTGTCCACCACATGTTTCGATCTGTTTATTGTTTGCTCGGCTTTAGACAACTGAGACGTCTGCCACTTTCACCGCTGTCAACTATCATCCGGGCTCGTTGATGTCATTGGGGCCCTGATAAAGTCGCTACATACTCGTAATCGTAATGACACTTCCTCAACGCCCCGAGCATCTTCCAGCTTACGCGCATGCTGATAAGACGACGGCGCGATAACCTTGATCCTGGCCATGCTTACGCATacaagcatacatacatatgtatgttttatgtacatgtatatgcatgtatgtatgtacgtacatAAACATTCCAGCTCGTACTCACAGCTTTATTCATTCAAACAGAACTAtttacatacgtacatacatacatacacatctGGAAAGTGTATAAATCTGCGCAATTTCTCAGCGACAAACTTGAATGCAACTTGAACAAATCTGTTGACTCTTGGCTAATCATCGATTTATAGAGAAAGATGTAAACCAGTGTGTTcattatttttcgattttaaaatgTCTTATGTCTCATCCCCTAAAAAGCTTAGTTTCGATAGCGCGAAGTGTTGTAAAAACATTACCATGTTatgtaccggtacgtaacggtacaccaaatcaattttgaaacaatttaaaatgataagttgtcgttttataatattatgacATCGAATTAAATATCCAGATCCAGaggaatacaatttttttaaccatatttaataaaatttgactgcagaataaatttggaTGCctaaccatgatcaaaatgacattccgcttgaaaatcggaaaagttttgccaaagttatgacagttcgaagttgctcacactcctgacctagcaactttacaagtcaaaatttttcttaattttgacatgattttttacaagaatatgaaagtcctcagaatcaagtttaaagtgtcctttcatactaattacgatatgaggagttgattaaaagtaaaaacataagatttaaaattttgaattttcaaaatttcaaaggagggacccttaccatcaacatagaaccatggcttcgatagtcgaaaaataatcaaattttctaaatgaagaaaatttgaatacagaatgaatatacaggccaaaccatgatcaaaatgacattccgcttgaaaatcggaaaagttttgccaaagttatgacagttcgaagttgctcaagcctctgacctagcaactttacaagtcaaaatttttcttaattttgacatgattttttacaagaaaatgaaagtcctcagaatcaagtttaaagtgtccttttatactaattacgatataaggagttgattaaaagtaaaaacataagatttaaaattttgaattttcgaactttcaaaggggggacccttaccattaacgtggaaccatggctataatggtcgaaaaataaaaaaactgtctaaattcaaaaaatttaaatgcagtgtgaattaagagaccgaatcatgatcaaaatggtattccgattgaaaatcgggtcagttttctttaagttatgacagtttgaagtttgtcaactcgTTGACCTatcaactttaccacaactgTAGAACACCCCAAGAACAGTCtttcaaatgaataaaaaatattatttttaatttagtttttttatgttgtgaTAAGgtacttgtatttatttagataatcgtgcatattaaacttatacatttataaattggtTGGAATTATCAATATAATGTTTCTATATACTTCTTATTTACTtagttgtatatatgtacatttatgtatgtacgtgCACCATTTGGAATATGTTTAGCATATGTGCTctgtataaatgtatgtactttTAAAATCGTGCATTACTATAGCTGTATAGAAAGATATTAAGAAGGGT of Drosophila innubila isolate TH190305 chromosome X, UK_Dinn_1.0, whole genome shotgun sequence contains these proteins:
- the LOC117794302 gene encoding arginase-1, whose product is MWWTRQIASNCQRLSAQLQWQLRCFSTPAEQTLGIIGVPFAKGQSKQGVELAPDLLRESKLRDVLKNSDERLVIRDYGNLQYAVDETLLQQQRQHYHHIRNYADFMACNLALIEQVQQMLKQNAQFLTIGGDHAIGFGSVAGHLQHTPNLSLVWIDAHADINLHSTSQSGNIHGMPVSFLLQQLRATWQHAALDKIAPNCLPKDQLVYIGLRDIDPYEAFILNKFGIRYYAMDSVDRVGVPKIIEMTLDALNPLNKIHVSFDIDALDSHVAPSTGTAVRGGLTLREGISIVEALRDTKRVQGMDLVEINPKLGSEHDVRTTVDSGLEILKSMFGYRRSGARDWNNLDTGILGREL